Proteins from a genomic interval of Streptomyces sp. Tu6071:
- a CDS encoding STAS domain-containing protein → MVQVPDVERVADAGQWAVLALTGEVDLSLVTRVREAVDELVADGRVWVVWDLKRVNFMDSSGVGVLVYTMRSVEEHNGSVRLAGLSGQVRRLLTLTGMDTEIDCYPDLASASDQNLQ, encoded by the coding sequence ATGGTTCAGGTGCCAGATGTGGAGCGTGTTGCTGATGCCGGGCAGTGGGCGGTGCTCGCCTTGACCGGGGAGGTCGACCTGAGCCTGGTGACTCGGGTACGGGAGGCGGTTGACGAGCTTGTCGCCGATGGCCGGGTGTGGGTGGTGTGGGATCTGAAGCGCGTGAATTTCATGGACTCCTCCGGTGTGGGCGTCCTCGTCTACACGATGCGCTCGGTCGAGGAGCACAACGGCAGCGTCCGGCTGGCAGGGCTGAGCGGGCAGGTTCGTCGGCTGCTGACCCTGACCGGGATGGACACGGAGATCGACTGCTACCCCGACCTCGCCTCGGCATCAGACCAAAACCTTCAGTGA
- a CDS encoding arsenate reductase ArsC, whose amino-acid sequence MSESKPSVLFVCVHNAGRSQMAAAFLTHLSEGQVEVRSAGSAPADAVNPAAVLAMAEAGIDMSAETPKVLTTEVVRASDVVITMGCGDTCPVFPGKQYLDWKLDDPAGQGIDAVRPIRDAIERRIRSLLAELQPR is encoded by the coding sequence GTGTCTGAGTCCAAGCCGTCCGTGCTGTTCGTGTGTGTGCACAACGCCGGCCGCTCGCAGATGGCCGCCGCCTTCCTCACCCACCTCTCCGAAGGCCAGGTCGAGGTCCGTTCCGCCGGGTCCGCACCAGCCGACGCCGTGAACCCCGCCGCCGTGCTAGCGATGGCGGAAGCCGGCATCGATATGTCCGCCGAGACGCCGAAGGTGTTGACCACGGAAGTCGTTCGGGCGTCCGACGTGGTGATCACCATGGGCTGCGGCGACACCTGCCCGGTCTTCCCCGGCAAGCAGTACCTCGACTGGAAGCTCGACGACCCGGCCGGGCAAGGCATCGACGCCGTCCGCCCGATCCGCGACGCGATCGAGCGGCGCATCCGCAGCCTGCTCGCCGAACTCCAGCCTCGCTGA
- the arsB gene encoding ACR3 family arsenite efflux transporter produces MSAETATTARPGGPVAGRLSFLDRFLAVWILAAMAAGLGLGRLVPGLGDALARVTVTGVSLPIALGLLVMLYPVLAKVRYDRLDTVTRDRRLLIPSLVLNWIVGPALMFALAWLFLPDLPEYRSGLIIVGLARCIAMVIIWNDLACGDREAAAVLVALNSVFQVLAFGLLGWFYLTVLPGWLDLQQTALDVPVWEIARSVLIFLGIPLLAGLLTRRLGEKTKGRAWYETTLIPRIGPFALYGLLFTIVVLFALQGDAITSQPLDAVRIALPLLAYFAVMWAGSMTAGRAVGLDYPRATTLAFTAAGNNFELAIAVAIATFGVTSGQALAGVVGPLIEVPVLIGLVYVALAARRFFPQPAEAAAPAVSREGSARV; encoded by the coding sequence ATGAGCGCCGAAACCGCCACCACGGCGCGGCCCGGCGGACCGGTCGCCGGGCGACTGTCGTTCCTCGACCGCTTCCTGGCCGTTTGGATTCTGGCCGCGATGGCCGCCGGCCTCGGCCTTGGCCGCCTGGTGCCGGGCCTGGGTGACGCGCTCGCGAGGGTGACCGTCACCGGGGTCTCTCTGCCGATCGCGTTGGGCCTGCTCGTGATGCTGTACCCGGTCCTGGCCAAGGTCCGCTACGACCGGCTCGACACTGTCACCCGCGACCGGCGCCTGCTCATCCCGTCCCTGGTCCTGAACTGGATCGTCGGCCCGGCGCTGATGTTCGCGCTCGCCTGGCTTTTTCTGCCCGACCTGCCCGAGTACCGCTCCGGACTGATCATCGTCGGGCTGGCCCGCTGCATCGCGATGGTCATCATCTGGAACGACCTCGCCTGCGGCGACCGGGAGGCCGCAGCCGTCCTCGTCGCGCTGAACTCCGTCTTCCAGGTCCTCGCCTTCGGCCTGCTCGGCTGGTTCTACCTGACCGTGCTCCCCGGCTGGCTCGACCTCCAGCAGACCGCCCTCGACGTCCCCGTCTGGGAGATCGCTCGCTCGGTGCTGATCTTCCTCGGCATCCCGCTGCTGGCCGGGCTCCTCACCCGCCGCCTCGGTGAGAAAACCAAAGGACGCGCCTGGTACGAGACCACGCTGATCCCACGCATCGGGCCGTTCGCCCTGTACGGGCTGCTGTTCACCATCGTCGTACTCTTCGCCCTCCAAGGCGACGCCATCACCTCTCAGCCGCTCGACGCCGTACGGATCGCGCTGCCGCTACTGGCGTACTTCGCCGTGATGTGGGCCGGATCCATGACCGCCGGCCGCGCGGTCGGACTCGACTACCCGCGTGCCACCACGCTGGCGTTCACCGCCGCGGGCAACAACTTCGAACTGGCCATCGCGGTCGCCATCGCCACCTTCGGCGTCACCTCCGGCCAGGCGCTCGCCGGAGTGGTCGGGCCCCTCATCGAGGTGCCCGTCCTGATCGGCCTGGTCTACGTCGCCTTGGCCGCCCGCCGCTTCTTCCCCCAGCCCGCTGAAGCGGCTGCACCGGCCGTCTCCCGCGAAGGTTCCGCCCGTGTCTGA
- a CDS encoding ArsR/SmtB family transcription factor, with protein sequence MSKQGFAVLSQDGAGGCCPGLLTAPLDEDQAETLAKVFKALGDPVRLRLLSMIASRAGGEVCVCDLTPAFDLSQPTISHHLKLLKQAGLIDSERRGTWVYYRLLPEMTDRLAAILTRPAGRPGTESAHSGTAA encoded by the coding sequence ATGTCAAAACAAGGATTTGCGGTGCTCAGTCAGGACGGCGCCGGCGGATGCTGTCCGGGGCTGCTGACCGCCCCACTGGACGAGGATCAGGCCGAAACGCTGGCGAAGGTGTTCAAAGCCCTGGGCGACCCGGTGCGCCTGCGGCTGCTGTCGATGATCGCGTCCCGCGCGGGCGGGGAGGTCTGCGTCTGTGACCTCACCCCGGCCTTCGACCTCTCCCAGCCGACGATCTCCCACCACCTCAAGCTGCTCAAACAGGCCGGCCTCATCGACTCCGAGCGGCGCGGGACCTGGGTCTACTACCGGCTGCTGCCCGAGATGACCGACCGCCTCGCCGCGATCCTCACCCGGCCCGCCGGGCGGCCTGGGACCGAGAGCGCGCACTCCGGGACCGCCGCATGA
- a CDS encoding ArsI/CadI family heavy metal resistance metalloenzyme, protein MSRVQLALNVADLEASIAFYSKMFGVEPTKRRPGYANFAIATPPLKLVLIEGEPGQVTRLDHLGVEVESTDEVTAATARLKDSGLATFEENDTPCCYALQDKVWVHGPGKEPWEVYVVKADAGQLGKNAALQGDTCCAGQPEAAETAPVAADCPCGS, encoded by the coding sequence GTGTCCCGTGTCCAGCTCGCGCTCAACGTCGCCGACCTCGAAGCATCGATCGCCTTCTACTCCAAGATGTTCGGCGTCGAGCCCACCAAGCGCCGCCCCGGATACGCGAACTTCGCCATCGCCACGCCGCCGCTCAAGCTCGTCCTCATCGAGGGCGAGCCGGGCCAGGTCACCCGCCTGGACCACCTCGGTGTTGAGGTGGAGAGCACCGACGAGGTCACCGCCGCCACCGCCCGGCTCAAAGACTCCGGGCTCGCCACGTTCGAGGAGAACGACACGCCCTGCTGCTACGCCCTCCAGGACAAGGTGTGGGTCCACGGGCCCGGCAAGGAACCGTGGGAGGTTTATGTCGTCAAGGCCGACGCCGGCCAGCTCGGCAAAAACGCCGCATTGCAAGGCGACACCTGCTGTGCGGGCCAGCCGGAGGCGGCCGAGACCGCACCGGTGGCCGCCGACTGCCCCTGCGGCAGCTGA
- a CDS encoding linear amide C-N hydrolase, with product MCTRAVWTHSGDAVLAGRNMDWQEDLGTNLWVFPRGMERVDGLGGTLTWKSSHGSLVAAAHDLATVDGLNEEGLAAHQLFLAESDYGQRDEGRVALSVAVWMQYVLDNFTTVAESVNWMVSSQLQIVTQSDPSSGKAVNLHLALEDRSGDSAIIEYLDGIPQVHHDHAYTVVTNSPPYEQQLAHLKTIQGLGGSTPLPGGTDASDRFARAAYYLTRLPQPTSTSEAVASLLSVMRNAAQPFRVPDPHKPYASQTIWRTVIDLTHGIYVYESTSRPNIIWVRMSELDLSEGAPAMKLDLADDTGLSGGFVGDVSARFTPSTPMHFLPAH from the coding sequence ATGTGCACGCGTGCGGTCTGGACGCATTCTGGTGACGCGGTTCTCGCGGGCCGGAACATGGACTGGCAAGAGGACCTGGGAACCAACCTGTGGGTGTTCCCCCGGGGCATGGAGCGGGTCGACGGTCTCGGCGGGACGCTCACGTGGAAGTCGTCCCACGGAAGTCTCGTGGCCGCTGCCCATGATCTGGCGACTGTCGACGGACTGAACGAGGAGGGGCTCGCAGCTCATCAGCTCTTCCTCGCCGAATCCGACTACGGGCAGCGGGACGAGGGCCGTGTCGCTCTGAGCGTCGCGGTGTGGATGCAGTACGTCCTTGACAACTTCACGACCGTCGCCGAGTCCGTCAACTGGATGGTCTCCTCTCAGCTCCAGATCGTGACACAGAGCGACCCGTCGAGCGGCAAGGCGGTGAACCTGCATCTCGCGCTGGAGGACCGCTCGGGAGATTCCGCGATCATCGAGTACCTCGACGGAATTCCGCAGGTGCACCACGACCACGCCTACACGGTCGTCACCAACTCACCCCCCTACGAGCAGCAGTTGGCTCACCTGAAAACCATTCAGGGACTGGGAGGCAGCACCCCGCTGCCCGGTGGCACCGATGCTTCCGACCGCTTCGCCCGCGCGGCCTACTACCTCACCCGGCTGCCGCAGCCGACCAGCACCTCCGAAGCGGTCGCCTCGCTCCTGAGCGTCATGCGCAACGCCGCCCAGCCATTCCGGGTGCCCGACCCCCACAAGCCCTACGCCTCGCAGACGATCTGGCGCACGGTCATCGATCTGACCCACGGTATTTACGTGTACGAATCGACTTCGCGGCCCAACATCATCTGGGTGCGCATGTCGGAACTCGACCTCTCCGAGGGCGCGCCCGCCATGAAGCTCGATCTTGCCGACGACACCGGTCTCAGCGGCGGGTTCGTCGGGGACGTCTCCGCCCGGTTCACCCCCTCCACACCGATGCACTTCCTGCCGGCGCACTGA
- a CDS encoding alpha/beta fold hydrolase has translation MPVCTTRDGVEIFYKDWGQGRPVVFIHGWPLSGDAWQDQLKAVADAGYRGIAHDRRGHGRSTPVFDGYDFDTFADDLNDLITQLDLRDVTLVAHSMGGGELARYIGRHGTERVHSAVLLSAIPPLMLQGPDNPEGVPQSVFDDIKNGILAERSQFWRDTAVGFFGANREGNKVTQGNKDAFWLMAMNETIEGGVACVDAFAGTDFHEDLKKFDIPTLVVHGDDDQVVPFEATGKKTAQLVSGAELKVYEGGSHGIALVPGDKEKFNKDLLEFLKV, from the coding sequence ATGCCTGTCTGCACGACGCGTGACGGAGTCGAGATCTTCTACAAGGACTGGGGCCAGGGCCGCCCGGTCGTCTTCATCCACGGGTGGCCGCTGAGCGGTGACGCCTGGCAGGACCAGCTCAAGGCGGTCGCCGACGCCGGCTACCGGGGCATCGCGCACGACCGGCGCGGCCACGGCCGCTCGACGCCGGTCTTCGACGGCTACGACTTCGACACCTTCGCCGACGACCTGAACGACCTCATCACGCAGCTCGACCTGCGTGACGTCACGCTCGTCGCGCACTCGATGGGCGGCGGCGAACTCGCCCGCTACATCGGCCGCCACGGCACCGAGCGCGTTCACTCGGCCGTCCTGCTCTCGGCGATCCCGCCGCTCATGCTCCAGGGCCCCGACAACCCCGAGGGCGTCCCCCAGAGCGTCTTCGACGACATCAAGAACGGCATCCTCGCCGAGCGCTCGCAGTTCTGGCGCGACACCGCGGTCGGCTTCTTCGGCGCCAACCGCGAGGGCAACAAGGTCACCCAGGGCAACAAGGACGCGTTCTGGCTCATGGCCATGAACGAGACCATCGAGGGCGGGGTGGCCTGCGTCGACGCCTTCGCGGGGACCGACTTCCACGAGGATCTCAAGAAGTTCGACATCCCCACCCTCGTCGTGCACGGCGACGACGACCAGGTCGTCCCTTTCGAGGCCACCGGCAAGAAGACGGCCCAGCTCGTCTCCGGCGCCGAACTCAAGGTCTACGAGGGCGGCTCCCATGGCATCGCCCTCGTCCCGGGCGACAAGGAGAAGTTCAACAAGGACCTCCTGGAGTTCCTCAAGGTCTGA
- a CDS encoding MarR family winged helix-turn-helix transcriptional regulator: MASEKMHGQHESAGAWAKRYYQTSQAALESVLRPYGLGPTQWYVLYHLAHDGPTKQRDLVRALRIERATMTGVASALVRKGFVEQTPDPGDMRQKTLRLTEPGRELWTRLPDPVARILAVAFDGVSEEEQARVAAVLRGATERLAHHLKEETTPS, translated from the coding sequence GTGGCTAGCGAAAAGATGCACGGACAGCACGAGTCCGCGGGTGCGTGGGCGAAGCGGTACTACCAGACCAGTCAAGCGGCTCTGGAATCGGTCCTGCGCCCCTACGGGCTCGGGCCGACCCAGTGGTACGTGCTGTATCACCTGGCTCACGACGGTCCGACCAAGCAGCGCGACCTCGTGCGCGCGCTGCGCATAGAGCGGGCCACGATGACCGGCGTCGCGTCCGCACTGGTCCGCAAGGGGTTCGTCGAACAGACACCCGACCCCGGAGACATGCGTCAGAAGACGCTGCGCCTGACCGAACCTGGCCGCGAACTGTGGACACGGCTGCCCGACCCCGTCGCCCGCATCCTCGCCGTCGCCTTCGATGGCGTGAGCGAGGAGGAGCAGGCACGGGTCGCCGCCGTGCTGCGCGGGGCCACCGAACGACTCGCCCACCATCTGAAGGAAGAGACAACCCCCTCATGA
- a CDS encoding NAD-dependent epimerase/dehydratase family protein — protein sequence MTILVTGATGLVGARLLPRLVDAGIDCRALVRPGKSAPEGATPVEGDILDPASLDGALDGVTDVVHLAALFRTQDTAAIHRTNVEGTRNLIAATRAQAPQARFTMASTNLVYGSGLTRPAREGDPTTADLPYPASKILAEADLKASGLNWNILRFGFVYGDKDGHLESAPALMGGWKWHPAQTLSLIHHRDIATTVRLALAGALDGHTVNVVDEAPTTIYEIAQIVGAPYEPSAEPLHDPWTGRADGTLLRTLGFTPTVPTVHQAQRDGLL from the coding sequence ATGACGATCCTCGTCACCGGCGCCACCGGACTGGTAGGCGCGCGCCTCCTGCCCCGCCTCGTCGATGCCGGCATCGACTGCCGCGCCCTCGTCCGCCCCGGCAAGTCCGCCCCCGAAGGCGCCACGCCCGTCGAAGGCGACATCCTCGACCCCGCTTCCCTCGACGGGGCACTCGACGGCGTCACCGACGTCGTCCACCTGGCCGCCCTGTTCCGCACCCAGGACACGGCCGCCATCCACCGCACCAACGTCGAGGGCACCCGCAATCTCATCGCGGCGACCAGGGCCCAGGCCCCGCAGGCACGCTTCACCATGGCCAGCACCAACCTCGTCTACGGCTCCGGCCTGACCCGCCCCGCCCGCGAGGGCGACCCCACCACCGCCGACCTCCCCTACCCGGCCAGCAAAATCCTGGCCGAGGCCGACCTCAAAGCCAGCGGCCTCAACTGGAACATCCTGCGCTTCGGCTTCGTCTACGGCGACAAGGACGGCCACCTCGAATCCGCCCCCGCCCTCATGGGCGGCTGGAAGTGGCACCCCGCCCAGACCCTCAGCCTCATCCACCACCGCGACATCGCCACCACCGTGAGGCTTGCCCTCGCCGGGGCGCTCGACGGACACACCGTCAACGTCGTGGACGAGGCCCCCACCACCATCTACGAAATCGCCCAGATCGTCGGCGCCCCCTACGAGCCCTCCGCCGAACCACTCCACGACCCCTGGACGGGCCGCGCCGACGGCACCCTCCTGCGCACCCTGGGCTTCACCCCCACCGTCCCCACCGTCCACCAGGCCCAGCGCGACGGCCTGCTGTAA
- a CDS encoding LLM class flavin-dependent oxidoreductase, which translates to MKIGIGIPNQIRDVKADIIPEWARRAEDAGFSTLGSVGRIAYPGVMDTVALAAAAGATSRIGLISNVLLGPVWPAHLLAKEAQGIDGVSGGRLTLGIGLGGRADDFVVEGLGARGTGKRLDRDIETYKSVWRGETPAGCDNPLVPKGSREVPLLFGGMVRASYNRVARSGRGYIGASVPADMIAGSFDSVRAAWKEAGREGSPYLVAIAYYAIKDAEGGRANVYDYYSTAGAETAGFIASAVSGGADVVKKTVDEFEAIGADELILNPTSDDIDEIRRLADVVL; encoded by the coding sequence ATGAAGATCGGTATCGGGATCCCCAATCAGATACGCGATGTCAAAGCGGACATCATTCCGGAATGGGCACGGCGTGCCGAGGACGCGGGCTTCTCCACCCTGGGCAGCGTGGGCCGTATCGCCTACCCGGGGGTGATGGACACGGTCGCGCTCGCGGCGGCGGCGGGCGCCACCAGCAGGATCGGGCTCATCAGCAACGTCCTGCTCGGCCCGGTCTGGCCCGCTCACCTCCTGGCCAAGGAAGCACAGGGCATCGACGGTGTCTCGGGCGGGCGTCTCACCCTCGGCATCGGCCTTGGAGGACGGGCCGACGACTTCGTCGTGGAGGGCCTGGGCGCGCGCGGCACGGGCAAGCGGCTCGACCGCGACATCGAGACCTACAAGAGCGTGTGGCGCGGCGAGACCCCCGCCGGCTGCGACAACCCGCTGGTGCCCAAGGGCAGCCGTGAGGTGCCTCTGCTCTTCGGTGGCATGGTCCGGGCCTCGTACAACCGGGTGGCGCGCTCCGGCCGCGGCTACATCGGCGCTTCGGTACCGGCGGACATGATCGCCGGTTCCTTCGACAGCGTGCGCGCAGCCTGGAAGGAGGCCGGACGCGAGGGTTCTCCGTACTTGGTCGCCATCGCCTACTACGCCATCAAGGATGCCGAGGGCGGGCGCGCGAACGTCTACGACTACTACTCCACCGCGGGAGCGGAGACAGCCGGTTTCATCGCGTCCGCGGTGAGCGGAGGGGCGGACGTGGTCAAGAAGACCGTCGATGAGTTCGAAGCCATCGGTGCGGATGAGCTGATCCTCAACCCGACCAGCGACGACATCGACGAGATCCGCCGACTCGCCGACGTCGTGCTCTGA
- a CDS encoding SDR family NAD(P)-dependent oxidoreductase, with protein MTSILIVGATQGTGRELAAAYLRDGAKVVITGRDADRAETVASELTAEAAGARGAAQSSSTVPGHPPALTTSGGRPCADAVTGLALDLSRPETVAAALAPVGRLDRLVLAGMVRDRNTLSGFDIAAASTLAVTKIVGYTAVISALAERLAPDAAVLLFGGGAKDYPYPGSTILTAVNAAVTGMVRTLSTELAPVRVNAIHPGPIGDSPFWQGKPELSDALATFRAQTLTGELGRMADVVGASRFLLENRLANGIDLPLDGGHP; from the coding sequence TTGACCAGCATCCTCATCGTCGGCGCCACACAGGGCACCGGACGCGAACTGGCGGCCGCTTACCTGCGCGACGGCGCGAAGGTGGTCATCACCGGGCGCGACGCCGACCGGGCCGAGACCGTGGCCTCCGAACTCACCGCCGAGGCGGCGGGGGCACGTGGTGCCGCTCAGAGCAGCTCCACCGTGCCCGGCCATCCACCGGCCCTCACCACGAGCGGCGGCCGACCTTGTGCCGACGCGGTCACCGGCCTGGCGCTTGACCTCAGCCGTCCGGAGACCGTGGCCGCGGCACTCGCCCCGGTCGGGCGACTCGACCGGCTCGTCCTGGCCGGGATGGTCCGCGACCGGAACACCCTGTCCGGCTTCGACATAGCGGCCGCCAGCACGTTGGCCGTGACCAAGATCGTCGGGTACACGGCCGTCATATCCGCCCTCGCGGAACGACTGGCGCCGGATGCGGCGGTGCTGCTGTTCGGCGGCGGCGCCAAGGACTACCCGTATCCCGGTTCGACGATCCTGACGGCCGTCAACGCCGCCGTGACCGGCATGGTGCGGACCTTGAGCACCGAGCTCGCGCCGGTCCGGGTGAACGCGATCCACCCCGGGCCCATCGGCGACAGCCCGTTCTGGCAAGGCAAACCTGAACTGAGCGACGCTTTGGCCACATTCCGGGCGCAGACGTTGACCGGTGAGCTCGGCCGCATGGCCGACGTCGTCGGCGCCAGCCGGTTCCTGCTGGAGAACCGCCTGGCCAACGGAATTGATCTGCCCCTCGACGGGGGGCATCCGTAG
- a CDS encoding hemerythrin domain-containing protein, translated as MTEPESAPAPGGAPPDHPEPAGNDSPADSRDMYAIHAMLRRELADLPAYVEDTGAGDGERVEVVADHIDFVTLILHAHHEGEDVLVWPKLAERAPADAAPVLATMQADHAGIDRGLATLTGAAASWRANPDAVRRGAVVDALRELIPVVEAHLKAEETHALVLIDTWLSAPEWGEVGMHGIACLRPEQYPLFFGMLLHDIDPELYGVLEASLPPDLFTQLAVSGPREYARYRRRLAAAA; from the coding sequence GTGACTGAGCCCGAATCCGCACCCGCACCCGGCGGCGCGCCCCCCGACCACCCCGAGCCGGCCGGCAACGACTCACCGGCCGACAGCCGTGATATGTACGCCATCCACGCCATGCTGCGCAGGGAGTTGGCTGATCTCCCCGCGTACGTCGAGGACACCGGGGCGGGAGACGGTGAGCGCGTCGAGGTCGTCGCCGACCACATCGACTTCGTCACCCTGATCCTGCACGCCCATCATGAGGGCGAGGACGTACTCGTCTGGCCGAAGCTCGCCGAGCGCGCCCCGGCAGACGCCGCGCCCGTGCTGGCCACGATGCAGGCCGACCACGCCGGGATCGACCGGGGGTTGGCCACGCTCACCGGCGCGGCCGCGTCCTGGCGGGCCAACCCCGACGCGGTGCGCCGCGGGGCCGTCGTGGACGCGCTGCGCGAGCTGATCCCGGTCGTGGAGGCGCATCTGAAAGCCGAGGAGACCCACGCACTCGTCCTCATCGACACGTGGCTGAGCGCGCCGGAGTGGGGCGAGGTGGGGATGCACGGGATCGCTTGCCTGCGGCCGGAACAGTACCCCCTGTTCTTCGGCATGCTGCTGCACGACATCGATCCGGAACTGTACGGGGTGCTCGAAGCCTCCTTGCCTCCCGATCTGTTCACGCAGCTCGCCGTCAGCGGCCCGCGGGAGTACGCGCGCTACCGGCGGCGGCTGGCCGCAGCGGCTTGA